The following proteins are co-located in the Tripterygium wilfordii isolate XIE 37 chromosome 2, ASM1340144v1, whole genome shotgun sequence genome:
- the LOC119979831 gene encoding LOB domain-containing protein 15-like: protein MSRDRDRFDEIGKKIKRDLDPTKNTAASESDQTMGRRHILGPGPGPATLNTITPCAACKLLRRRCAEECPFSPYFSPHEPHKFAAVHKVFGASNVSKLLLDVPENQRSDAANSLVYEANLRLRDPVYGCMGAISSLQHQIQSLQAELNAVREQLLEYKYKEAAANIIHIASASAHDDDHHLAPTLVSCGVASIVIPSPPPPPPQQPRATSFVISSSSSSSSSSTTTSLYSSAVADYSSIPRDNENVPYFE from the exons ATGTCCAGAGACAG GGATAGATTTGATGAGATAGGGAAGAAGATCAAGAGAGATCTAGATCCGACAAAAAATACTGCAGCCTCTGAATCTGATCAAACAATGGGGAGGAGACATATATTGGGTCCTGGTCCTGGTCCTGCTACCTTGAACACCATCACACCTTGTGCCGCATGTAAGCTGTTGAGAAGGAGGTGCGCTGAAGAATGCCCTTTCTCTCCCTATTTCTCCCCTCACGAACCTCACAAATTTGCTGCCGTTCACAAAGTCTTTGGTGCAAGTAATGTCTCCAAGTTGTTATTG GACGTGCCAGAGAATCAAAGATCTGACGCTGCTAATAGTCTGGTTTATGAGGCGAATTTGAGGCTTAGAGATCCTGTTTATGGATGTATGGGTGCAATCTCATCCCTGCAACACCAGATTCAATCTCTACAAGCAGAGCTTAACGCAGTAAGGGAACAACTACTCGAATATAAATACAAAGAAGCTGCTGCTAACATTATTCATATTGCTTCTGCTTCTGCCcatgatgatgatcatcatcTAGCACCTACTTTAGTTTCATGTGGGGTTGCCTCAATTGTCATAccatctccaccaccgccacctCCGCAGCAGCCTCGGGCTACCTCTTTTGTCATTTCCtcgtcttcctcttcctcttcctcttcgaCTACAACTTCTCTATATAGCTCAGCAGTAGCCGATTATAGTTCCATTCCAAGGGACAATGAGAATGTTCCATATTttgaataa
- the LOC120010240 gene encoding uncharacterized protein LOC120010240, translated as MEYIDRKNPYPRGFRVPEFTLFSRGDEIQSIVEHIGRFTVQCGELANFENFDNFKLRLFPNSLTGPAFTWFSTLPRNSIGSWREMERAFHTQFFRAEPEVCIAELSRLTQRPGESSDAFLARFKKMRNRCKIVLPETEYVKMAQRCVEIELHKKFQEIVKSESLVVCPSLTKLKDRLKKSTNNGMQYTFDTTKTEEIFDFLLAEKFLSLPSGHKMPTKEELKDKEYCMYHDLWSHPTVSCWGL; from the exons ATGGAGTACATTGATCGGAAGAATCCATACCCTCGAGGATTCAGAGTTCCAGAATTCACCTTATTCTCCAGAGGAGATGAAATCCAATCTATAGTTGAGCATATTGGACGTTTCACTGTCCAATGCGGTGAGCTTGCCAACTTTGAGAACTTTGACAACTTCAAACTTCGTCTTTTTCCAAATTCCTTGACCGGACCAGCATTCACATGGTTTTCTACACTGCCAAGAAACTCTATTGGGTCTtggagagagatggagagagcTTTCCACACCCAATTCTTCAGAGCTGAGCCGGAAGTTTGCATTGCTGAATTGTCTAGGCTGACCCAGCGGCCGGGAGAAAGCTCTGATGCATTCTTAGCCAGATTCAAAAAGATGAGAAACCGGTGCAAGATTGTCCTTCCTGAGACTGAATACGTGAAGATGGCTCAGCGGTGTGTCGAAATAGAGCTTCACAAAAAGTTTCAAG AGATAGTCAAGAGTGAAAGCCTTGTCGTATGTCCTTCCCTAACCAAACTAAAAGATAGATTGAAGAAATCAACCAACAATGGGATGCAATATACCTTCGATACGACCAAGACTGAAGAGATCTTTGACTTCCTTCTTGCGGAGAAATTCTTATCGCTTCCTTCTGGTCATAAAATGCCTACCAAAGAAGAGTTAAAGGACAAGGAATACTGTATGTATCATGATCTCTGGTCGCATCCTACTGTTAGTTGTTGGGGTTTGTGA
- the LOC120010249 gene encoding uncharacterized protein YpeP-like has product MSKVYIVSKTDLLKYMLSKSLLTKKVGIWSLALTEFTLTWKPQKAVKGQALVDCLANRQTVEVSDEEVQSMCFSQEALWILKFDGLSTNQATEVGIVIESPRGTKSTLSFNLDFDCTNNQAYYEALLIGLEILKELGAQEICVLGDSQLVLKQLIGEYKCNILALAPYYAAAIQLLAKFEEVTLNHLPQEDNWEANELA; this is encoded by the coding sequence ATGTCTAAGGTCTACATTGTATCTAAGACCGATTTATTGAAATACATGCTATCAAAGTCACTCTTGACAAAAAAGGTAGGCATATGGTCATTGGCTTTAACAGAATTCACTTTGACCTGGAAGCCTCAGAAAGCAGTCAAAGGTCAGGCCTTGGTAGATTGTTTGGCCAACCGCCAGACAGTAGAAGTGTCAGACGAAGAGGTGCAGTCTATGTGTTTTTCGCAGGAAGCCCTTTGGATCCTGAAGTTCGATGGATTAAGTACTAACCAGGCAACAGAAGTAGGAATAGTGATTGAGTCACCTAGAGGTACAAAATCAACACTTTCCTTTAATCTCGACTTTGACTGCACTAACAATCAGGCATATTATGAAGCTCTTCTTATCGGACTAGAGATCTTGAAGGAACTTGGTGCACAAGAAATCTGTGTTCTGGGGGATTCACAGCTGGTCTTGAAACAATTGATCGGAGAGTACAAATGCAACATCCTTGCACTAGCACCATACTATGCTGCGGCCATTCAATTACTTGCTAAATTTGAAGAAGTTACTCTCAATCATCTGCCTCAAGAAGATAATTGGGAAGCAAATGAATTGGCCTAG